The genomic region TCTATTCCTTTCCTCCACCCACTCCGGACTAAAGCAAGTTTCTGTCTCCTAGGGATAGAGGGAGGACGAACCAATAAGAGGAGTAGGAAAGTTCTTGTATAATAGATATTATCATGAGCTGGTTCTGTGCTTCTGGTCTTGACTCTTTCATGGGAGATTTCAAGGGTTCATTGGAGACATCAAATGTCGTCTGGCTATTTATAGTTCAGATACTTCGTAAATTAGAGCCCTCTTCTCTGCTACTACAGGCCGCTTTGGCCAGATTTAAAGTCACCCTTTAAAGTCTTCAGTCATGATTCAAACACAAGTCTACTGTGTTCCCATAGACTTCTGGGATCACATAGCAAGCTCAATGAGTAGTatcataaaaccttttttttcaaCTTGGAATTAGAAGGCAGCATTCCGGGTTTCATGAGCAAAGCTTTTTACCAATAAAATCTTTGAAATCTCTACAATTCCTCCAACTTTGGACCATCTTAGTGCATTAAAGTTTTGAGTCCCCTAACAGTTCTCAGCCATCATCTTTTCTCAAGTCCTGTTATCTGTCTGTAATTCCTTCTTAAATTGCTTTAGTGCCTTTTGTCTTAGGATCTTCACTAAAACTTCTTTATATCATCATGTTtcatatgctttaaaataaaatatcaggacACTGATGTGTccaatttcataaaaataatgacaacaatatAAAAGTATAGACATATATTGATTATCTCTAGATGGTGGAATTACTAATgcttatttatttcctctttgtattttttgttttacaaattgtATAATCTGAagatatattgtttttaatcagaaaggagcaattcattttaaaaagaagtaattttGCAAAGGAAGGGGTATGTAATATGAGATGAGAAGAAACCTGGGGAAGTCACTGGCTAGCCTGGGAATTAGTTGGTATGCTACTGGGTACTAGAAAGGGAAAGAATAACATGATAGTCATAAGCACTTTCCCCCTGTTGCTTATCCTATTCTCCTCAATCCATTTTCTACCTCTAGCAGCACTGGGAAAAGACTTGTCTTCTGCCAGAACGtaacccaaacacacacagagaccacCATGAAGCCCTGGATTCTTCCACTCATCACGTTCATCTCTGGAGTTGTGATGCTTCTGCCTGTGTTGGGAAGCCTCTGGACCAGAGATCCCCGTGGGTGGTGTGAAAAGGGAGGGGGTGCTCTGCCCAGTTCTGGGATGTCTATCGTAGCTAATTCAGGGTCTGCATTTCAAGAATCAGCCTTTAAAGGATCTCTCCTTAAGTAGAGATATTCAAGCAAGATTAGGTTAGATATTCCCAATGCCTTTAAGTTTTCTCTCTCAGCTCTGAAAGCAGCACTAGGTATGTGAAAAGGGAACATATCTTTTGTCTATATTACATCAGTTAGcaggaaataatattttccaatGTCAGACCAGTAGAGGAAAAACCAACACAGCTTCCCTCCAAGCCCATATTTTCAGAACCTTTGTGCCTCAGTTGGGTGAGCCTCTGATGAATGACAAAAGGGTAATATTTAACACGTTAATTTAGTTGGAGGGGAAGAGTCTTTTAGAacatgaaaaatggaaaagacaaaTAAAGGATCCTTAGTGGGTCAAAGTTTGGGTTCATACGATAAGAAAATGTGGACAACAAAGGCACTGAGCAGGAGGGTTGTGggccaggaaaaaaaatgaaatttatggaGAGACTGATGGCTTAGGTGGCATCATCAGGGAAACAATAGAAGGGGagaaaaatggccgggcgcagtggctcagacctgtaatcccagcactttgggaggccgaggtgggcagatcacaaggtcaggggttcgagactgcccagccaacatggtgaaaccctgtctctattaagatagaaaaaattagccaggcatgatggcatgctcctgtaatcccagctacttgggaggctgaggcaggagaatcgcttgatcctgggaagtggaggttgcagtgagccgagattgtgccattgcaccccagcctgggcaacagggcaagactctgtctcaaaaaaataaaaaaaaagaaaaaaagaaggggagaaaaacaAGTTTCTATTCTCCCTTGGTTCAGTTTCCCATTCTGCAAATTGGCTATGGAAATTGGGGTTAGAGCATATTGCAGGCCCTGAAATCTAAGGTTACGTGAGAATAAATTTGGTGGTTGGTGTCATGTATGGTCAGGGTGTCCCAGGCCCTATCTTTAGAGTCTGAAATACTGTAGGGACATGTAGATGGAGGAACACAGGCCATGCAAGGATGGTGTTGTGACAAGACACTGGTTATATACTTTGAGGAAGGGATTTTCTTGGTAGGCAGAGAAATACTTTGTGACTTGGAGCTCAAGTTTCAGAAGGGATTGCTAAGCTTAAAAAGGGTTTCTTGTCTGAGTTGTGAATAGATGGACCCTGCTAACTTCTTCCATCTCAGTTCTAGACCTGATACAACAAACTGAGCAGTGCTGGGTACAGCCTCCATATAAGTACTGTGAGAAAAGGTGTACTAAAATAAGGACCTGTATACGTCCAAATCATACATGCTGCTGGACCTACTGTGGAAACATCTGCTTAGACAATGAGTGAGTTGCTTGGGGTGGGAAGGCTAGGGCCTTGGCATGCTTCATCACTGCTCCTTACCCACTATTCCAAAGACTGCAGCCACCCAAATCCTGATTAAAGAAACAGGCAGCAAAAGACAATGTCCTCCTTTCTCCAAACCTAGGCTGCTCCTTACTGCAAAATAAACCAAGACACTGACATGAGGTCCTCTACTTTTTTCTTCACTCTTATTCAGTTCCCTTTGCTTCCCTCAAAGCATCACCCATCAGTTCATACATCCCTCCTTTATCCAAAGTTCCAATTATTGACTACTTAGTTGGGCCTCTCCACGGGCTCTCTACTCTCAGCCAGGCCCAAGAAGACCTAGTATTTATCTGTCTGTTCAGTTGGCAAACTTCTTGGGGGAAATTGCTTAAAAGTGGGTAACTTCTGATTTAACAGAAAAATTGCTGTCCTTTTTATCTGGGGCCCAGGGTGctattaattttagaaatggaTTTCTCCCAGGATTCCTGACTTTTGATTAACTTTTCTCTTCTAGAGAGCCCCTTAAATCAATGCTAGACCCCTAGATTCTATTGGTTGATCACTACTGTGGACTGAAGGATGAATATCTGGTCTAAGAAGAGTGCTGCCTAATTCCTTCTTGGGACACCCACTGGTTCTAGCTAGTAACCTTTCTGCTATTTCCTTGACCTCTTTACCCTGAAGCTTTTGTCAAATAAATTGCTACAGCAACCTCAGGGCTCTgcgtatttttaaaaaaattcctcccTATGACTTAATTTCTCTCATTGTAATCCTCAGCAGTCCCAACAGTTGTTCCCATTCAATCATGAGCAGAGGTGCCCAGTTCTGCCTTCCCAGTTAGACCCATGAATGAACCAGTTTGGTTAATTGCTGGAGCAAATATTCAAGCAGATTTATACAAATCTCATGGGGTTAATACAGTTAACCCATGAGAGGTTATCCTCATTCACAATGCATTTCACTGAGGGTGGTCAGTGGGCAGTTATCCCTGCCATAATTCAAGGAATGTAGCTCCTTAAATCTGTAGCTCTGTCATCTCCCAGGGGCTTCTCTACTGGTTCCTCTATATCCAACTAGCAGTAGGGAAAGAAAGGCATCATGGGGGCTCATACAGAAGCTTTTAAAGGGCTAGGCCTAGAAGCAAAGTTTATTGTTTTAATCTATATTCCATTGACCATAATATAGTCACATGGTCCCACATATTTGCAAAGGAGATTGGGAAACGTAATCTAGCTGTTTTCTCAAGAAGAACAGAAAATGGGATTTGGCAAGTACTTGGCAATCTGTGACCTGTCTACTCATGCAAAGCCAGACTCCTCAACACAGACCCAAGACCTTGGCCTCCATATCGCCCTGTCCAATGAAACAAGTATCACTCCAGTAAGAAGATAATGTATGCTGTCATTAGAGAAAGCATTTATGCCTTCCAGGTTGGTACCATGAGCTTCCAGAATGGACTCTGCCTTCTGTCATACCTAATCCCCTCTTATTCCTGCCAGGTCAGTTCTGTTTGCCTGGAAATTTTACCTGAGTAATATTACTCATATCCTGTGATTTCAGGTAATGCAAGGAAGACTTTCTTGCCCATATTGTTTCCCCAGATTATGTGAAATTTTTCACCATTTTTCATTAGTctcttgatcatttttaaaatgtaacttccCCTGAATGAGGAGATCACAGTGCTCTCACTATACTTCCAGTCATGTGTTTCTCCCTGGGGCAGAGGACCAAATATGCTTACCTAGACAGATGGGTCAGAATGTCACATCTGTCAACTTTGTAGCCCAAGGAAAGGCTATACAGCTTTAGAGAATATGATGCAGCAGTGACTAAGGCCAGGCAAGGGACTAGGGCCTAATAGATTGTTAGAGCTCTGTGGAATGAAAAGGGACAATAGTTCAGGATCTAAGGGCTCAGGTGAACATCTTTCACAAGTGGAGCTTTGTCCTGATATTGAGAAAGAGATTGGACTTAGAGCTCTTTAGAGTAAAGAAGTTTATTCCTTCCTGACAAAAAGTAGAGACAAAAAGGTTAGGGAATCCCCAAATGAAGGACTAGGAAAAGAACCAGTTATCCTCTTGGATAACCTACTTAGACCTTATGTCTCTTTCATACATTCATCTGCCAAGCCTGGGTcatgaagggaggaagggagagaagttGCTTGACCAACATTAGCAAAAGAGTAATTGTCACAGATAAGTGGAAGGAGATCAAAGGGATCAGTAAAATGCAGCCATATGAAGAGCACAACTACATAGACATATACACAATGGCTGTGGATTATATACACTGAGAGCCAACTAAGCTTTCAGCCATGCCACTGAAGAAGATATGAAGCCCAAATTGCTTTTCCTTGTCAGGGTGGCTAATGTTAATAAATGTCAGATAGAATTTTTGGGGAAAGAATATCAGAATCCTTGTTATTAAAACTGAAGTGGTTATAAATCCTGAAACTGTCACCTGTGACTATAACCCATCACTTCTGTCTAGTGGCATAAAGTATATATGCCAATGAGTCATTATAGAAGACACCTCTTAGTAACCTACCCAAATTCCCTTTACTGGTGTGTGCACTCATCTCAGAGCTCCTGCAAGTGTTGTGGTTAATAATGTACATCAGGAACCTTCTCCAGAGAATAGTCTTTGGTTGATGGGAGTTACCTCAGCCAGAAATGCCTGCCTCTGGGGGCAGTGTATGCCtaatacagagaaacagaaactggCACCCTGTCCAATATTCTGACTTTTTTCAGGGCTGCCTAAGGGACTGGTTTTTGTCTCACCTGGCTGAAAGCACTGATGGAAGAATCAGCAAATTCAAAGAACACATCATGACTTGTTCTTTAGCTAGTCAAAggtgaatacagaaaaaaagaatgaaaaagagtgaagaaagacTAAGGGCTTTATGGGGCACAATCAAATAGACCAATATATGTATTATGGGAATACCAGAATaaggagagagagataaaagagtataaagcttactttaaaaaataatgtctgaggccaggcacagtggcaatgtctgaggctgggcatggtgtctcacgcctgtaatccaagcactttgggaggccaaggtgggtggatcacaaggtcaagagatcgagaccatcctcaccaacatagtgacaccctatctctactaaaaatacaaaaattagctgggtgtggtggtgcgtgcctgcagtcccagctacctgggaggctgaggcaggagaatcacttgaacccaggaggcggaggttgcagtgagccaagatcacggcactgcactccagcctggtgacagagtgagactctgcctcaaaataacaacaacaacaacgacaacaacaacaacaacaataataatgtctGAAAACTTCCCAGATGTTCATAAGTCAACATCTGAATTTATGAAGCTCAAAAGTTCCCAAATATGATCAATCCAAAGAAGGCTACGATGAAATACATTTAATCAAATTGTTAAAAGCCTGGGTTAAGGAAGGaattctgaaagcagcaagagaaaagcaactcatCACGTATAAGAGAACCCCCATACAATTAACAGCGGATTTCTCAGCAGATAACTTGCAAGCCAGGAGGGAGTGAGATGACATAATCAAAGTAGTGTGAGAAAAAACTTGCCAACTAAGATTACTATACCtagcaaaattatcttttaaaaataaactactgaTAAAACATTTCCTAGACAAAAACTGAGGGAGTTTGTCACCATTAGCCTGCCTTATAAGAAATCTTTAGGGGGTTCTTCAAATTGAAATgataggttgggcacagtggctcacatctataatcccagcactttgggaggctgaggtgggaggattattttaggtcaggagtttgagaccagcctggctaacatggtgaaacctcatctgtactaaaaaaaaaaaatacaaaaattagctgggtatgatggtgtgtgcctgtaagtcAGAGGGTCTCTTCTATTTTCACATAGTGCCCTGAAGAGTCTTTTAAAATCTAGGAGCCCTCCATCTGCAGTTCTGTGGATTTTATCAAGAGCATTCCCCAGAGGGGCAAAAATCTGTTTTGACTTCTGTGGGAACACAGGAGGTTTTTTGTAATGGACAGATGAAGGTGAGGTGGGGTGTATCCCATGGGTATAGTAGGGGCAAGTAATAGATTTATTAGTTACAACTAACAACTAATAGTTGTTCCAAGTAACAGCCACTATTAATAGTTGTTCAAAGAAACATTAATCTAGGCTGGTGTGTTTCAACCCAGATAAGCAGCAGCATGGGACCTGTCTCCTGGAACTATTTTGTTCCTTGTCAGTCTGCTCCAGACACTCTTCCTTTGTGCTAAGTGCAGAGGCCAAGAATCCAGGGCATCACTCCATGCCCTATTCCTACCCTCACTCGGATCAACCTCTGCCTAACTTATTGCTTTTGCTACCTGGGACACTGCATCATCTGAATGTCACTAATGTCCCATCTGCATGGTTTGTGCCCAAACCAAGATGAGAACAGATCAGCAGTATCTCAGATATGAGACATCCAGTGATGCTGTTGCATCAACAGAATAGTTAGGGAGCTGATCTCTGTGCCTAGGCCCTGCTGCTGGGCTTTATGCCAAGCAAAGGCAAGGTTGCTTGTGTCAACAGGAACAAAATGAGAAGGATTTTCAGAAGTCCCCCTAACTAAGGACAATTTTCCATTATCTGAATGTCCCACAATTAAAGTTTTATTCATTagggttaattttcttttcttttttttttgagacagagtctcactctgtcttccagtttggagtgcagtggtgtgatcttctcagcttactgcaatctccacctcccaggttcaagcattctcatgcctcagcctctcaagtagctgggattacaggtgcatgccactgcacctggctaattttggtatatttagtagagatggggttttgccatgttagccaggttagtcttcaactgctgacctcaagtgatctgcctgcctcggcctcccaaagtgctgggtggggCCTCCCAGTGGGAATCTCAGTATCCCCAGCCAGGGGTTTATGGATAGGACACTGGATAACCTTGAGAGGAGCTCCTAGGAGGAGGGACAGCGGTGGTATTGTGAATCAATGATCTTAGTCTTTTCTGCCTACTGGCTCTGGAGAGTCAGGGCAGCCCAGATGAGGGCGATTCCCCCCACTGTGGCACACCCACCCCTTCAAGGGAGAAATATTGCTTATTTAAGTGGGTTTCTGACCCTACTCCTCCTAAGTGAAACCTCTTAACAGAAGTCTCCACACATCTCATACAGGAGTGTTTCAGCTGGCATCAGGCCAGTGCCCCTCTAAGACAGAGCTCTCAGAGGAAGGAGCAGCTTGGCATCTTTGCtggtctgcagcctccactggtgataacTCCAGGGatgggagggacccaggcaaATAGCGACTGGAGTGGATAACAAGCAAACTGCAGCAGTCCTACAGAAGAGGAGCCTGACtgctaaaagaaaagcaaacagaataCAACAGCATCAAGAAAAAGGCACCACAAAAAACTCCATTCAAatgtcagcagcctcaaagatcaaaggtagataaacccatgaagatgagaaagaatcaatgcaaaaatacTGAAACCTCAAAAAGCCaaagtgcctcttctccttcagaGAGTTGCAACACGTCTctagcaagggcacagaactgggctgagacTGAGATGGATGAATTTACAGAAGTAGGCTTAggaagatgggtaataacaaacctCACTGAGCGAAAGGATTATGTTCTAACTCAcagcaaagaagctaagaaccataaTAAAACATCACAGGTGCTGTTAATCAGAATAAGAactttagagaggaacataagtgatctgatggagctgaaaaacacaacatgagaatttcataatgcaaacacaagtatcaatagctgagtagaccaagtggaagaaaggatatcagagcttgaagactatcttgctgaaataaggcaggcagacaagattagagaaaaaagaatgaaaaggaatgaacaaaacctccaagaattATGGGACTATGTTAAAAAACTGAACCTACGAATGAtaggggtacctgaaagagactgGGAGAATGAAACTAAGTAGGAAAatacacttcaggatatcatccaggaaaacttccccaacctagcaagacaggccaacattcaaattcaggaaatccagagaaccccagtaaaaTACTCCACGAGAAGATCAGCCctgacacataatcatcagattctccaacgtcaaaatgaaaacaaaaatggtaagggcaaccagagagaaggACCAGGTTAcctataaagggaagcccatcagactaacagcagacatctcagcagaaaccctacaagccagaagagatgggGGGCCAATTTTAAACACCCTTAAAGCAAAGAATTTCCAACCTAGAATTTAATATCCGGCCAAGCTgagcttcctaagtgaaggagaaataaaatctttttcagacaagcaaatgctgagggaatttgtcaccaccaggtctgccttgcaagaacttctgaaggaagcactaaatatggaaggAAAAACCAATATCAGCCACTacaaaaaacacactgaaatacacagtggagtgacactatgaagcaaatGCCTAAACAAGTTTGCAAAATAACCAACAGGCATCATGAtgtcaggatcaaattcacacataacaatattaactttaaatgtaaatgggctaaatgcccccagttaaaagacacagagtggcaagctggataaagagtcaaaatccacctgtgtgctgtattcaagagatgcattataataaaaaagaaaataatcaaaattctaaaaataaaagtacaatgacaaaaataaaataatcagtgtATGGTATTTAGAGAAGACTGGACCCAGCTGAAGAGAGGTTGATCAAACCGAAAGATAAGTTAGCAGAGCATATCCAGACTAAAACAGGGAGaggaaaataatactaaaaaatatagaaaagagtgAATGTGACAGATAGCATATAGTGAGAGAACTAACATATGTGTAATTGGAgatccagaaggagaagaaagacagaatagagcaaagaaatggaaaatggcTGAGAATTTGGTAAACTGATATAAGACATCAAGCTACACATTAAAGTAGCCCTCTGAGACCAGTGAACACCTAGGCACATCACAGTAAAACCATATTTAGGtatatctgttttaattttacttgaagccaaagcaaagagaaaaatcttaaaatctaGCGGAAAAAAAGACATGCCTTTAAAGAATAACAGTAAGACTGATAGCTGTCTTCCCAATGGAAACAATGAAAGGGAGAAGACAATGGAATGATATCTTTAACATGCTGACAGAAAATAATgctaacctagaattctatacctaagaaaaaaatcttccaaaaataaGACCAGAACTAAGGTATTTTcagacaaagacagaaaattcaTCACAAGCACTTTCACATGGAAAGAaatatcaggccaggcacagtggctcaaatctgcagtcccagcactttgggaggccgaggtgggtgtatcacttgaggtcaggagttcaagacaagcctggctaacatggtgaaacctcatctctactaaaaatacaaaaattatctgggtgcggtggcacatgcttgtagtcccagctacatgggaggatgaggcaggagaattgcttgaacccaggaggtggaggctgcagtgagccaagatcacgccactgcactccagcctgggtgacagagtgagactctgtctcaaaaaaaaaaaaaaaaaagatgaaatatcaGAGATTTATGTAGGCAAATGAAAGATTATCCTAGACATAAACAAGAtaatgaaagaaggaatgaagaaaaacagaaagggaaaatatgtacataaatctTATTAGTGGTTCCCAAGTCAGGGCAATTGTGCCCACTaggggacatctggcaatgtttgaagacatttttaattgTCACATCTTGGGGGTTggtgctactgacatctagtggatagagaccaaggatgctgctaaacatccgtAATACATGGAACTGCCTTTtacaacaaataaatatatggcCCAAAACATCAACAGGGCCAAAATTGAGATATCTTTACTTAAGTTACTATTGACTATACAGCCCAATAATAGTAATTTCCATGGAATTTAGATTTATGTAGAATTATAGTAcattaagaaaaacacaaaagatgtGAGTACTTGGAGGTAAAgtgtttgaaaatttttgcatTGCCTGggatgcaaattttattttataccctAATAAGTCCAAGATGAATTTTGtaatgtaaaagaataaataactaaCAAGTCAATGAGGGGGGCAGTGTTAATGATATTATAGGAAAAAAACTTGATTAATCCAAAGTgaaagaaggataaaaagaaaaatagaacagcTGTCGGACAACAGAATTTGCATAGTAATTGGTTGATACAAACCCAAAAGTATCATTTATTGCATTAAACACAAACAGACCTAATATTCCAAATAAGAGACAAAGACTGTCAGAGTGAATGAACAAAAACTAATGCAGTTTAAGACATCTGTCTTAAATATAAGGTTTGAAAGATCTAACTTAAAGTTTGAAAGTTGAAGGATGTAAGCAAGTATACCATGCAAATGCTAACCAAATACTGCGAGTATGAATatgttaatatcagacaaagtagccTTTAAAGCAAGAAGCATTATTAGAGATAAAACCGGACATTTCATGATGATGAAATTGTCAATCCACTACAAACATATAGTAGTTTACAATGTGATTTATCTAGCAATATGGCATCAAATACATTAAGCAAAAATTggcagaacaaaaaataaaaataaaaatcacagtggaagttagaaggaagaaaataaaaaggaaaaagtgaatgaagtaaaaacacacatttaaagtatatatttaaatttgtaagtCACACTATAgatttaaatgtcaaaaatataacGTAAGATGCTAGAAGATAACACAGAAGTATATCTTCGTAACTTTGGGGCAGGAAATACTTCTTAAATGGGAAACAAAAATACTAACCATAGGGGAAAAGATGGATAAACTGAACtacattaaaataagaatttctgtttattggaagataaataaaagagagtgaaaaagcaaactacagagtgagagaagatatttgcaatatgCATATCTATTAAGGGACTCATATCCAGTGTATGTAAAGAATgcataataaataagaaaagggcataaaattgaaaaatgagcaaaaagatTCAACCAggcaatttat from Macaca thibetana thibetana isolate TM-01 chromosome 10, ASM2454274v1, whole genome shotgun sequence harbors:
- the WFDC9 gene encoding protein WFDC9, whose product is MKPWILPLITFISGVVMLLPVLGSLWTRDPLLDLIQQTEQCWVQPPYKYCEKRCTKIRTCIRPNHTCCWTYCGNICLDNEEPLKSMLDP